The Arachis hypogaea cultivar Tifrunner chromosome 14, arahy.Tifrunner.gnm2.J5K5, whole genome shotgun sequence genome has a segment encoding these proteins:
- the LOC112740273 gene encoding uncharacterized protein: MLYKHFFLQIPSSYKVYTLPSSKYLLGNPLAPFCCLLHTQSIKQHSNHNTMSLLTEEIKAKAEMYYGDRVCRQKFSLLLAEIGLPDGLLTIQDIEECGYVKEEGFVWLKLEEKKEHKFDKHNIVVCYDTIVTAHVEPNKIKNLTGVKAKDFLLWFTLTEIHVKGEEGSQQGPVITFKSLVGLSMSFPVSLFMAGNEAIEEAKQDKWWRMFKL, encoded by the coding sequence ATGCTCTATAAACACTTTTTTCTACAAATTCCCAGCTCCTACAAGGTATATACCCTTCCAAGTTCCAAATACTTGCTAGGCAACCCACTTGCACCCTTTTGTTGCCTACTACACACACAATCCATCAAACAACATTCCAATCACAATACAATGTCTCTGTTAACAGAGGAGATTAAGGCCAAGGCAGAGATGTATTATGGCGACCGAGTTTGTCGCCAGAAGTTCTCTCTGTTGTTGGCCGAAATAGGCCTACCGGACGGCCTACTAACCATTCAGGACATCGAGGAGTGCGGCTACGTCAAAGAAGAAGGCTTTGTTTGGCTCAAGCTTGAGGAGAAAAAGGAGCACAAGTTTGACAAACACAACATAGTTGTGTGCTATGACACAATTGTCACTGCACATGTTGAGCCAAACAAGATCAAGAACCTCACTGGCGTGAAGGCCAAGGATTTCTTGCTTTGGTTCACTTTGACTGAGATTCATGTCAAAGGGGAAGAAGGATCACAACAGGGGCCTGTCATCACTTTCAAGTCACTAGTTGGTTTGTCTATGTCTTTTCCTGTTTCATTGTTCATGGCAGGAAATGAAGCAATAGAAGAAGCAAAGCAAGACAAATGGTGGAGAATGTTCAAACTATAA